In the genome of Balneola sp., one region contains:
- a CDS encoding glycosyltransferase codes for MLQLIELFQHQGWDITFASAASKSKYSTSLESINIDSVTIRLNDPSFDQFIEDLKPDLVLFDRYMTEEQFGWRVAESCPNAIRILDTEDLHGLREGRNIALKEGRSFHQSDLLNSISLREIASVFRCDLSLIISESEMELLEGFYKIDLSLVHYIPFMINSLTYLDIKEWKGFEEREHFVWIGNFLHEPNLDAVQYLKKEIWPVIRKQLPKAELHIYGAYPKEKVFQLNNEKEGFLVKGRASTVESIFSNSRILLAPIRFGAGLKGKCIEAMQYGLPSVTTKIGAEGIPGELPWPGAIADSAEQIIKEAIALYTSSTEWDNAQAKGVEILYKRFDKQKHGSVLIQRIEKLRDELTQHRTNNFVGAMLQHQSMSSTKFMGKWIEEKNRSKES; via the coding sequence ATGCTACAGCTCATAGAACTATTTCAACACCAGGGGTGGGATATAACCTTTGCCTCAGCTGCAAGCAAAAGCAAATACTCTACAAGTCTCGAATCGATTAATATTGATTCCGTTACAATTCGTTTAAATGACCCTTCCTTTGATCAATTTATAGAAGATCTGAAACCTGATCTCGTTTTATTTGATCGTTATATGACGGAGGAACAGTTTGGATGGAGAGTAGCAGAATCTTGTCCTAATGCAATAAGAATACTGGATACTGAAGATTTGCATGGTTTAAGAGAAGGAAGAAATATTGCTCTAAAAGAGGGTAGAAGCTTCCACCAAAGTGATCTGCTTAATTCAATCTCCCTAAGAGAAATCGCAAGTGTTTTTCGATGCGATTTGTCCTTAATAATATCAGAATCGGAGATGGAACTATTGGAAGGTTTTTACAAGATAGACCTCTCTCTGGTTCATTATATCCCATTCATGATTAACTCGTTGACATACCTGGATATAAAAGAGTGGAAAGGGTTTGAAGAGCGGGAGCATTTTGTTTGGATAGGAAACTTCCTTCATGAACCTAACCTGGATGCAGTTCAATATTTAAAAAAAGAGATTTGGCCTGTAATTAGAAAGCAGTTGCCAAAAGCAGAGCTCCATATTTATGGCGCATATCCTAAAGAGAAAGTCTTTCAATTAAACAATGAAAAGGAAGGTTTTTTGGTAAAGGGGAGAGCCTCTACAGTAGAGAGTATTTTTTCCAATTCAAGGATACTATTAGCTCCAATTCGATTTGGGGCTGGATTGAAAGGAAAGTGCATAGAAGCTATGCAATATGGTCTTCCATCTGTAACTACTAAAATCGGAGCAGAAGGAATTCCAGGAGAGCTACCCTGGCCCGGAGCTATAGCTGATAGCGCTGAACAAATCATTAAGGAGGCAATTGCCCTATATACTTCCTCAACTGAATGGGATAATGCTCAGGCAAAAGGCGTGGAAATCTTATATAAGCGCTTTGATAAGCAAAAACATGGTAGTGTTCTCATACAAAGGATAGAAAAGCTAAGAGATGAATTAACACAGCATAGAACGAATAATTTTGTTGGAGCTATGCTGCAACATCAAAGCATGAGTAGTACAAAATTTATGGGTAAATGGATTGAGGAGAAGAATAGGTCAAAGGAGAGTTAA
- a CDS encoding LytTR family transcriptional regulator — protein sequence MLTKNKITLLLIISILGVIFFDALQQKFYLDTFDLYSDGEISFLFLLKLHFIRWTIWLGTTFLGISFLRSTDRLFSSDKTENWILISGLFLFLNIIALVLVSAHNILQSNTELSFVVLKEVFVFMIYQKGMSFTFASGLTLLLLFNRSKKHIIEAQWVEIQSLKDQVVGNPEKASDAHHLLIRIGSREKLIPITEITWFEADDYCVRIHTESRTYSLRKSLKSLEKDLQNFNFVRVHRRALVNLSYFEQADFNNCTVTLSDRSEIPISKSRIGYLKQVLKAASL from the coding sequence ATGCTAACAAAGAATAAAATCACTCTCTTATTAATCATCTCAATTTTAGGGGTGATATTTTTTGATGCTCTCCAGCAGAAATTCTACCTCGATACTTTTGATTTGTATTCGGATGGTGAAATATCATTTCTCTTCCTGCTCAAACTTCATTTTATCAGGTGGACTATTTGGCTTGGTACTACTTTTCTGGGAATTTCATTTCTCAGATCCACTGACCGTCTTTTTAGCTCTGATAAGACAGAAAATTGGATCTTAATTTCTGGCCTTTTCCTTTTTTTAAACATCATTGCTCTTGTATTAGTCTCTGCTCATAATATTCTTCAATCTAATACTGAACTAAGTTTTGTGGTATTAAAGGAAGTCTTTGTTTTTATGATTTATCAAAAAGGAATGAGTTTTACCTTTGCTTCGGGACTAACTCTGCTACTTCTATTTAACCGGTCAAAGAAACATATCATTGAAGCTCAGTGGGTAGAGATACAGAGTTTGAAAGACCAAGTTGTTGGTAACCCGGAAAAAGCAAGTGATGCACATCATCTTCTTATCAGGATCGGTTCAAGAGAAAAATTGATCCCAATTACTGAAATTACGTGGTTTGAGGCTGATGACTATTGTGTACGTATACATACCGAATCCAGAACTTACTCATTAAGAAAAAGCCTCAAATCCTTAGAGAAGGATTTGCAAAACTTCAATTTTGTGCGGGTACACCGCCGTGCACTCGTTAATCTTAGCTACTTTGAACAAGCTGATTTCAATAATTGCACCGTTACATTAAGCGACCGTTCTGAAATCCCCATTTCAAAATCCCGGATCGGATATTTAAAACAGGTACTAAAAGCAGCATCCCTTTGA
- a CDS encoding ROK family protein translates to MPKKPVVLTLDAGGTNFVFSAVKNGVSYGKSFSYPAKTNELESCIQLIIDGFEKLASTLDEKPDAISFAFPGPADYEQGIIGDLPNLPAFKGGTPLASMIEERLGIPVFINNDGNLFTLGESKSGFLPYLNQQLNEAGSSRRFNNLIGITLGTGFGVGVSINGQLVIGDNSVAAEGWLLRNKHYNYSNVEDTLSIRSIKRIYAEQISMDPAKAPEPHEIFEVAIGQRDGIREAAIETFLRYGEVLGDAIAHLITIVDGVVVIGGGVSGAYPIFSRSMLDELNGSFTALNGKRFPRLIQEVYDFENEFKRRSFLNLKGQTISIPGSETPITYYETKSTVVGLSKLGTSKAISLGAYHFAVEKLG, encoded by the coding sequence TTGCCCAAAAAACCTGTTGTCTTAACCCTTGATGCCGGAGGTACTAATTTTGTTTTCTCCGCTGTAAAAAATGGGGTTTCATATGGTAAAAGCTTTTCATACCCAGCTAAGACTAATGAGCTGGAATCCTGTATCCAACTGATTATAGATGGGTTTGAAAAACTTGCATCTACTCTAGATGAAAAACCGGATGCTATTAGTTTTGCTTTTCCCGGTCCTGCAGATTATGAACAGGGAATAATAGGTGACTTGCCAAATTTACCAGCTTTTAAGGGGGGAACTCCATTAGCCTCTATGATAGAGGAAAGATTAGGAATACCTGTATTTATCAATAACGACGGGAACCTGTTCACTCTTGGAGAAAGCAAGTCTGGTTTTTTGCCATATTTAAATCAGCAGCTGAATGAGGCCGGGAGTTCCAGACGATTTAATAACCTCATAGGAATAACTTTGGGTACTGGTTTTGGAGTAGGGGTTTCTATAAATGGTCAGCTAGTTATTGGTGATAACAGCGTAGCTGCCGAAGGATGGTTGTTAAGGAATAAACATTATAACTATTCAAATGTTGAGGATACACTTAGTATCCGTTCAATTAAGCGAATCTATGCTGAGCAAATTTCAATGGATCCTGCAAAAGCTCCGGAACCACATGAAATATTCGAAGTTGCCATCGGGCAGCGAGATGGTATTCGTGAAGCAGCTATAGAAACCTTCCTTAGATATGGAGAAGTCCTAGGTGATGCGATTGCTCATCTTATCACAATTGTAGATGGAGTAGTTGTAATTGGAGGTGGAGTAAGTGGAGCATACCCGATTTTCTCTCGTTCTATGTTGGATGAGCTAAATGGAAGTTTTACAGCACTAAATGGAAAGAGATTTCCAAGGCTTATTCAGGAGGTTTATGATTTTGAAAATGAGTTCAAAAGAAGAAGCTTTTTAAACCTGAAAGGGCAAACTATTTCTATTCCAGGTTCAGAAACACCAATTACCTATTATGAGACTAAAAGTACGGTAGTAGGCCTATCAAAGCTGGGAACCAGTAAAGCTATTTCACTGGGAGCTTATCACTTCGCGGTAGAAAAACTGGGCTAG
- a CDS encoding sugar MFS transporter codes for MTQKNQYLVPFIVITSLFFMWGFITVLVDALVPRLRDVFELTYFQSGVVQFAFFTAYAVFSIPGGQLISKIGYKKGAIVGLITMGVACLLFYPAAEFRMFAIFLLAMFVLAGGITILQVAANPYVAALGPQETASSRLNLAQAFNSLGTTIAPLVSAAFILSNSVLSSSEIDALGEAEKLSYYASEASAVQGPFVILAFVLIGLALAFSAFKLPRILEGDEHHHGSYKSALKNRHLTFGAIGIFVYVGAEVAIGSYLVNYFLNLDIATLVSESSFMSGVANILATLSFSSVDITSMNPAQMAGTFVFFYWGGAMIGRFVGSALLQKIAPGRLLAVYGGVNITLLIVSMLSGGYIAMWSILCIGLFNSIMFPTIFTLSIKDLKEHTAQGSGILCTAIVGGAFIPPLYGSLADSFGLQNALLFLAFCYVYILWYGAKGSEVKVVD; via the coding sequence ATGACTCAGAAAAATCAATACCTGGTACCTTTCATTGTAATTACCTCCCTCTTTTTTATGTGGGGCTTCATTACTGTTTTGGTTGATGCACTTGTTCCAAGACTAAGAGATGTATTTGAGCTAACCTACTTTCAAAGTGGTGTTGTTCAGTTTGCCTTCTTCACGGCCTATGCTGTCTTTTCAATACCCGGAGGCCAACTTATATCAAAAATCGGTTACAAAAAAGGAGCAATAGTGGGATTGATTACAATGGGTGTAGCATGTTTACTCTTCTACCCAGCTGCAGAGTTTAGAATGTTTGCAATTTTTCTGCTGGCAATGTTTGTATTGGCTGGAGGTATCACCATTCTTCAGGTAGCAGCAAATCCATACGTTGCTGCATTAGGTCCTCAGGAAACAGCTTCAAGTAGGCTAAACCTAGCCCAGGCTTTTAACTCCTTAGGAACAACAATTGCTCCTTTAGTAAGTGCCGCATTCATTCTGAGTAATTCGGTATTGAGTTCATCAGAAATTGACGCACTTGGTGAAGCTGAAAAGCTCTCCTATTACGCTTCTGAAGCATCCGCTGTTCAGGGACCATTTGTCATTCTCGCCTTTGTCTTAATTGGACTCGCTCTTGCATTTTCAGCTTTTAAACTACCACGTATCCTTGAAGGTGATGAACATCATCACGGTAGTTATAAATCAGCTTTAAAAAATCGACACCTTACTTTCGGGGCTATCGGAATTTTTGTGTATGTGGGTGCCGAAGTTGCTATTGGAAGCTACCTGGTCAATTATTTCTTAAATCTGGACATTGCTACACTTGTATCCGAAAGTTCATTTATGAGTGGGGTAGCTAACATACTCGCTACGCTAAGTTTTTCCAGCGTTGATATTACTTCTATGAACCCAGCTCAAATGGCAGGTACGTTTGTATTCTTTTATTGGGGAGGTGCTATGATTGGAAGATTTGTTGGATCTGCACTCCTACAAAAAATTGCTCCGGGGCGTCTTCTTGCTGTATATGGAGGAGTAAATATTACCCTTTTAATTGTTAGCATGCTTTCCGGTGGTTATATAGCTATGTGGAGCATTTTATGTATTGGGTTATTCAACTCAATCATGTTCCCCACTATTTTTACTTTATCAATTAAAGATTTAAAGGAGCATACCGCACAGGGATCTGGTATTCTTTGTACCGCAATTGTAGGTGGAGCATTTATTCCTCCTCTTTATGGTAGCCTGGCAGATTCATTTGGTTTACAAAATGCACTGTTGTTTTTGGCATTCTGTTACGTATACATCCTATGGTATGGAGCTAAAGGATCTGAAGTTAAAGTAGTTGACTAG
- a CDS encoding ABC transporter ATP-binding protein, protein MSTNVLSAIDIKKSYRSEQRDSLLEVLSGISLTIEKGSITSIVGSSGSGKSTLLHILGGLDKPDSGSVFWGETEISKLNADQLADFRNKNLGFVFQFHHLLPEFTALENVAMPALIAGSPITTASKRALELLERFGVADRSEHRPTQLSGGEQQRVSMARALMNSPSLILADEPTGNLDDANTKIILDMLYELRAQEDVTILLITHEKAIAERSDVILEIKNGELSSL, encoded by the coding sequence TTGATATAAAGAAAAGTTACAGAAGCGAACAAAGAGACTCCCTGCTTGAGGTACTTTCAGGTATTTCGCTAACTATCGAAAAAGGAAGTATTACTTCCATTGTTGGTTCAAGTGGAAGTGGAAAAAGCACCTTACTTCATATACTTGGAGGACTTGACAAACCTGATTCCGGATCTGTTTTTTGGGGTGAAACAGAAATCTCTAAACTGAATGCTGATCAACTTGCTGACTTCAGGAATAAAAATCTCGGGTTTGTATTCCAGTTTCATCATTTATTACCCGAGTTTACTGCACTTGAAAACGTTGCAATGCCTGCCTTGATAGCAGGCTCTCCGATTACTACTGCTTCTAAGAGAGCTCTTGAATTATTGGAAAGATTTGGTGTAGCCGATCGATCTGAACATAGACCCACTCAATTGTCAGGAGGGGAACAACAACGAGTTTCTATGGCAAGAGCCCTAATGAACTCCCCTTCTCTCATTCTTGCCGACGAGCCCACAGGTAATCTTGATGATGCTAATACAAAGATTATCCTTGATATGCTTTATGAACTTCGTGCCCAAGAAGACGTGACTATTCTTCTAATAACTCATGAAAAAGCTATAGCCGAACGATCAGATGTGATACTTGAAATAAAAAACGGTGAATTGAGCTCACTTTAG